The sequence below is a genomic window from Mycobacteroides abscessus ATCC 19977.
GACCGCCAGGGTCGGCTGGTGCAGGATCGCCACCTTGGCTAGCCCCTGCGAGCCCTTCAGATTATCCACCAACTCACCCAGCAGACCCGTCCCCACGATGACCGGGTAAGGCGGGTTCACCTCGACGGTGATCGTCGTCGGGTTGGCGCTAGTCATTGTCGGCTCTCTCCCTGGTTTCGGTTCCGGAGGTATTGGTTTGGGTTACCGCCGCAGCGCCTGCGCTACGCCGCCGCGAACGGGGGCGCCGGCGCGGGCGACGCCGCCGTGACGAGGCCGAGCCCGCGCTGCCCTCGGGGTTCTCCAACCGGGACACAATCATTCGCACCACCGCACCCGGATTTCTCCTGTCGGTGTTGACCTTGATGGTGGCGACTTCCCGGTACAGCGGCACCCGCTGCGACATCAGGGCGTGGTACTTTTCGGCGCGGTCCGGTCCCGCCAGAAGTGGGCGTACCACGCTGCCACCGGTGCGCCGAATGCCCTCTGCGGCACTGATTTCCAAATACACCACGGTGTGCCCGGCGAGTGCCTCACGTACGCCAGGGGTCAGTACGGCGCCACCGCCCAACGACACGACCCCGTCCTGCTGGTCGAGCGCCTGCCGAATCACTGACTCCTCGATGCGCCGGAACTCCGGCTCCCCATCGTTGGCGAAGATCTGCGCGATGGTGCGCCCGGCCTCGGTTTCGATACCGGTATCGGTGTCATAAACATTGACGCCCAATGCTTTTGCCAGCCGACGGCCAATGGTGGACTTACCCGATCCGGGCAGTCCGACGAGAACGGCTTTGGGGCTCATCCCGCTGTGTTAGCCGCTCTTCGCGCAGGCTGCTCATCAGAAGATTCTTGGCGCGGCTCCCGCTGCGCCACAGCATCAAGGTACGCAGCGACATTGGTCTTGGTCTCGGACAGGGAGTCACCGCCGAACTTCTCCAGGGCGGCGCGGGCCACCACCAGCGCGACCATGGCCTCGGCGACCACGCCGGCGGCCGGAACCGCGCACACGTCCGAACGCTGGTGGATCGCGACCGCCTCATCGCCCGTGGACATGTCCACGGTCGCCAACGCCCGTGGGACGGTGGAGATGGGCTTCATGGCCG
It includes:
- a CDS encoding shikimate kinase → MSPKAVLVGLPGSGKSTIGRRLAKALGVNVYDTDTGIETEAGRTIAQIFANDGEPEFRRIEESVIRQALDQQDGVVSLGGGAVLTPGVREALAGHTVVYLEISAAEGIRRTGGSVVRPLLAGPDRAEKYHALMSQRVPLYREVATIKVNTDRRNPGAVVRMIVSRLENPEGSAGSASSRRRRPRRRPRSRRRSAGAAAVTQTNTSGTETRERADND